A single genomic interval of Candidatus Omnitrophota bacterium harbors:
- a CDS encoding nitrous oxide-stimulated promoter family protein — protein MFPLNILKNKSPQPPLQKRVKPVDPQLVDRDMQVLESFVRVYCRRHHAEYGGGILCHECQDLLDYARNRREHCPYDPKPKCKECPTHCYKPSYRERVRTIMRFSGMYFVKRGRLDWLVKYFLRG, from the coding sequence ATGTTTCCACTAAATATCCTGAAAAACAAATCGCCGCAACCACCCTTGCAAAAGCGCGTCAAGCCGGTCGATCCCCAACTTGTCGATCGGGACATGCAGGTTCTGGAATCCTTCGTCCGAGTCTACTGCCGACGCCATCACGCCGAATACGGCGGCGGCATCCTTTGCCACGAATGCCAAGACTTGCTCGATTACGCGCGAAATCGCCGCGAACATTGCCCGTACGATCCCAAACCTAAATGCAAGGAATGCCCCACCCACTGTTATAAACCGAGCTATCGCGAGCGCGTGAGGACTATCATGCGTTTTTCCGGAATGTACTTCGTAAAAAGAGGCCGCCTCGATTGGCTTGTCAAATACTTCCTGCGCGGTTAA
- a CDS encoding rhodanese-like domain-containing protein produces the protein MPNRLWFWKGLPLFAAVVVFAASDISPKEALNYVGDPTVQFLDVREASEYESGHIPGALLMPWTSGVLALEWESLPRDKTIIVYCRSGGRSAQAFAFLQEKGFSLLLNMTGGFSSYQTVPGAIVETGPYQEPVTAVADWALY, from the coding sequence ATGCCCAATCGATTATGGTTTTGGAAAGGACTCCCCCTCTTCGCCGCCGTTGTGGTTTTCGCGGCTTCCGATATATCGCCGAAGGAAGCGTTGAATTACGTCGGCGACCCCACCGTTCAGTTTTTGGACGTGCGGGAAGCGAGCGAATACGAATCGGGCCATATTCCCGGCGCGCTGCTGATGCCTTGGACTAGCGGCGTCCTGGCCTTGGAATGGGAATCGCTACCGAGGGATAAAACCATCATCGTCTATTGCCGCTCCGGCGGGCGCAGCGCTCAAGCTTTCGCTTTTTTGCAAGAAAAAGGCTTCTCGCTGCTGTTGAATATGACGGGCGGCTTCTCATCTTACCAGACCGTTCCCGGAGCGATCGTCGAGACTGGCCCCTATCAAGAGCCGGTTACGGCGGTAGCGGATTGGGCGTTGTATTGA
- a CDS encoding ABC transporter ATP-binding protein: MIQFENIDKIYPSRRGDVYALRDVTIQVKEGEFIVLRGPSGSGKSTLLLAAGGMLRPSNGRIQLDGRDIYAMSIRERARFRAEKIGFVFQMFHLVSYLTVMENVLLAAGAVSHPPSRDEAAALLKSLGLAERETHKPTELSAGEKQRCAIARALLNKPKLLLADEPTGNLDPENASEVLEHLSRYHREGGTVLVVTHGAAADRCADRIIRLQGGRIEETS; encoded by the coding sequence ATGATCCAATTTGAAAATATCGATAAAATTTATCCTTCCCGCCGGGGCGATGTCTACGCCCTGCGCGATGTAACGATCCAGGTGAAAGAAGGCGAATTCATCGTGCTGCGCGGGCCGAGCGGCAGCGGCAAATCCACTCTATTATTGGCGGCGGGCGGGATGCTGCGGCCCTCCAACGGACGGATACAACTAGACGGAAGAGACATCTATGCTATGAGCATCAGGGAGCGTGCACGCTTCCGGGCGGAGAAAATCGGCTTCGTGTTTCAGATGTTCCATCTCGTATCGTATTTGACGGTGATGGAGAATGTTCTCTTGGCCGCCGGGGCTGTTTCGCATCCGCCCTCGCGGGACGAGGCGGCGGCATTGCTGAAGAGTTTGGGATTGGCCGAACGCGAAACCCATAAGCCAACGGAATTGAGCGCTGGGGAAAAACAGCGCTGCGCCATCGCCCGCGCACTGCTCAACAAGCCGAAACTGCTTCTGGCTGATGAACCTACCGGCAATCTCGATCCTGAAAACGCATCCGAAGTGTTGGAGCATCTATCCCGCTATCATCGCGAAGGGGGAACGGTGCTGGTCGTAACGCACGGCGCGGCGGCGGATCGTTGCGCAGACCGAATTATCCGGCTGCAAGGCGGGCGCATAGAAGAAACGAGCTGA
- a CDS encoding FtsX-like permease family protein — MTAIRLIVKEIGCRKINFLLSLFAVATAAALFVCFFTAGEASINETTRLMRDIGYNLRIIRQDTDINDFWTKGYSTLTMPEDYARRLANTKIQNLLYTHLLATLQERIEWRGKEAILKGIAAEVMPPGAKKPPMIFSIQPGTAYVGHELAKALEIAKGDDIEILGGSFKVERCLFESGTEDDIRIYVHLTDAQKLLRKEGLINEIQALDCKCIIPNVDPLTVLREQLSQSLPDAKVIQISHIAKARTEQREMTDKYFALIMPLAAIVCAIWIGALAMLNVRERRREIGVLRALGYGSGRIAFLFLGKAALIGLIGAAIGFVIGTGLALKAGPQIFKVTAKNIAPIYSLLYWSLLAAPLFAAVSSFIPAAVAVTQDPADVLREE; from the coding sequence ATGACTGCGATTCGCTTGATAGTGAAAGAAATAGGATGCCGGAAGATCAATTTTCTGTTGAGCCTATTCGCCGTAGCGACGGCGGCGGCGTTGTTTGTTTGCTTCTTCACGGCGGGCGAGGCTTCCATCAACGAGACCACCCGCCTGATGCGCGACATCGGCTATAACCTGCGCATCATCCGCCAAGATACTGATATCAATGATTTTTGGACGAAGGGATATTCCACGCTGACGATGCCGGAAGATTACGCGCGCCGCCTCGCCAACACGAAAATCCAAAATCTGCTCTACACTCACCTTCTGGCGACGCTGCAAGAAAGAATCGAATGGCGTGGCAAGGAAGCCATCCTTAAGGGCATCGCCGCCGAAGTCATGCCGCCCGGCGCGAAGAAGCCGCCGATGATTTTCAGCATCCAGCCGGGAACGGCTTACGTCGGGCATGAACTGGCGAAGGCTTTGGAAATCGCCAAGGGGGATGACATTGAAATTCTGGGGGGATCGTTCAAGGTGGAGCGCTGCCTTTTCGAAAGTGGAACGGAGGACGACATCCGCATCTATGTACATCTGACTGACGCCCAAAAACTGTTGCGCAAGGAAGGCCTGATAAACGAAATCCAGGCGCTCGACTGCAAGTGCATCATCCCCAACGTTGATCCGTTGACAGTGTTAAGGGAGCAATTATCTCAATCGCTGCCTGACGCCAAGGTGATCCAAATAAGCCATATCGCCAAGGCGCGGACGGAGCAACGGGAAATGACGGACAAGTACTTCGCTTTAATCATGCCGCTGGCGGCTATCGTTTGCGCCATATGGATTGGCGCGCTGGCCATGCTGAACGTACGCGAGCGGCGGCGGGAAATCGGCGTGCTGCGGGCGCTGGGGTATGGATCGGGCAGGATCGCCTTTTTGTTTTTGGGCAAAGCCGCTCTTATCGGTTTGATTGGAGCGGCGATTGGTTTCGTTATAGGAACCGGTCTGGCGCTTAAAGCCGGGCCGCAAATATTCAAAGTAACGGCGAAAAACATTGCGCCGATTTATTCGCTGTTGTATTGGTCGCTGTTGGCTGCGCCTCTCTTCGCCGCCGTCTCCAGCTTCATCCCCGCCGCCGTCGCCGTTACCCAAGATCCGGCGGATGTTTTGAGGGAGGAATAA
- a CDS encoding sulfite exporter TauE/SafE family protein, with product MVDLSGGSIGFYLVLGLAAGVLSASLGIGSGIIVVPALTLLAAFTQKQAQGIALTIMIPMAIMGALRYYLNPDIVINYWVVLILSAAVVIGANIGASLAAYLSNRTLQYGFSILLFIMGIRMFLSAYKSAP from the coding sequence ATGGTAGATTTATCGGGCGGATCAATCGGCTTTTATCTCGTTTTGGGCTTGGCGGCGGGCGTTTTAAGCGCCTCTCTGGGCATTGGCAGCGGCATCATCGTCGTACCCGCGCTTACGCTGTTGGCGGCGTTTACGCAGAAACAGGCGCAGGGAATCGCGCTTACGATCATGATTCCTATGGCAATCATGGGCGCTCTGCGCTACTACCTGAATCCCGACATCGTCATCAATTACTGGGTGGTTCTGATCTTAAGCGCCGCCGTCGTCATTGGGGCCAATATCGGCGCCAGTTTAGCGGCGTATCTTTCCAATCGAACCTTGCAGTACGGTTTTTCGATTCTGCTCTTCATTATGGGAATTCGCATGTTCCTTTCCGCCTACAAATCGGCGCCTTGA
- a CDS encoding fused MFS/spermidine synthase, whose amino-acid sequence MIYRYFISIAFLLHFSFSLPGWGAEKVLYEKDSLYHHIRVSEAENYRYLSFNRARGSQSAVNVNDPFELKYAYTRASFAVPAFLNRTPEKILYIGLGGGSIPKVMAKILPEAKIDIVEIDPDVVAVAKRFFFFQPTEKMRVFEQDGRQFLRRSQEIYDFIFLDAYNDNAIPFHLTTKEFFEIVKKRMAPDGVMASNVWGPRNDEFYLSEVKTYQQVFSRIYMIDSIKTNNYLLAVPPGEQAITKEEFVKRAEALQPLYALPFSLAEYAQTLEDLTAMKVDAEILSDDYAPVEILRSRKVPAQ is encoded by the coding sequence ATGATTTACCGATATTTCATTTCTATCGCCTTCCTATTGCATTTCTCTTTTTCTTTGCCGGGATGGGGAGCGGAAAAGGTTCTCTACGAGAAGGATTCGCTCTATCACCATATCCGCGTATCGGAGGCGGAGAACTATCGTTATCTCTCCTTCAACCGGGCGCGGGGCAGCCAAAGCGCCGTCAACGTCAACGATCCTTTCGAGTTGAAATACGCCTATACTCGCGCCAGTTTCGCCGTTCCCGCCTTTTTGAACCGGACGCCGGAGAAAATCCTTTACATCGGATTGGGCGGCGGTTCCATTCCCAAAGTGATGGCGAAGATACTTCCGGAAGCGAAGATCGACATCGTGGAGATCGATCCCGACGTCGTTGCCGTGGCGAAGCGATTCTTCTTTTTCCAACCAACGGAGAAGATGCGCGTTTTCGAACAGGATGGCCGCCAGTTCTTGCGGCGCAGCCAGGAAATTTACGATTTTATTTTCCTCGACGCTTACAACGACAACGCCATCCCATTTCATCTTACCACGAAGGAATTTTTCGAAATCGTCAAGAAACGCATGGCGCCGGACGGCGTTATGGCGTCCAACGTCTGGGGGCCGCGCAACGACGAATTTTACCTTTCCGAAGTGAAAACCTATCAGCAAGTATTTTCGAGAATTTACATGATCGATTCCATTAAGACCAACAATTATCTTCTCGCCGTTCCTCCCGGCGAACAGGCCATAACGAAAGAGGAGTTCGTGAAGCGGGCGGAGGCGTTGCAGCCATTGTACGCCCTGCCTTTTTCGCTGGCGGAATACGCGCAAACGTTGGAAGATTTGACTGCGATGAAAGTGGATGCCGAAATTCTGTCCGACGATTACGCGCCGGTGGAGATTCTGCGTTCGAGAAAGGTTCCCGCTCAGTGA
- a CDS encoding fused MFS/spermidine synthase translates to MIPAIVFLSGAVVMSFEMLGSRILAPHFGNTVFVWGGLISVFLSGLTVGYWGGGRLADRIADLRCFAALLAIPGVILCCFPLYCDVVNIWIYDQGFGVRMEPMLASLILFFPPTAFMGAVSPYAVKLQVKNLRWLGTGVGNLYALSSLGSILGTLLTSFYLIVWIGVRWIIVAEGILLLATACAVWIFDILRYRRQRETFL, encoded by the coding sequence GTGATTCCTGCCATCGTTTTTTTGTCCGGAGCCGTCGTCATGTCGTTCGAAATGTTGGGCAGCCGCATTCTGGCGCCGCATTTCGGCAATACGGTTTTCGTTTGGGGCGGACTGATCAGCGTCTTTCTGAGCGGTTTGACTGTGGGGTATTGGGGCGGGGGGCGATTGGCGGACAGGATCGCCGACTTGCGTTGTTTTGCGGCGCTCCTGGCAATTCCAGGCGTGATCCTTTGTTGTTTTCCCTTATATTGCGATGTCGTTAACATATGGATCTACGACCAAGGCTTTGGCGTAAGAATGGAGCCTATGCTGGCCTCGCTCATCCTGTTTTTCCCGCCAACGGCGTTTATGGGCGCAGTCAGTCCCTACGCCGTGAAACTCCAGGTGAAGAATTTGCGATGGCTTGGAACAGGAGTAGGCAATCTTTATGCGCTTTCTTCGTTGGGCAGCATTTTGGGGACGCTGCTGACTTCTTTTTATTTGATCGTATGGATCGGCGTTCGCTGGATTATCGTTGCGGAAGGCATATTGTTATTGGCGACGGCGTGCGCCGTATGGATTTTCGATATTCTTCGCTATCGGCGCCAACGAGAAACGTTTCTCTAA
- a CDS encoding D-Ala-D-Ala carboxypeptidase family metallohydrolase: MANKKLSEHFTLEEFACRCGCGEADADPRLIASLEALREAVHAPIHINSGRRCEKQNKKVGGSPNSQHLTGKAADIWMENVTPQEIARQAAEIEAFRKGGIGVYPSFVHLDVRPNGPARWGLKWRD; the protein is encoded by the coding sequence ATGGCGAATAAAAAACTCTCCGAACATTTTACGCTGGAGGAATTCGCCTGCCGATGCGGCTGCGGCGAGGCCGATGCCGATCCCAGGCTTATCGCGTCGTTGGAAGCCTTGAGAGAGGCCGTCCATGCGCCGATTCATATCAACAGCGGACGCCGTTGCGAAAAACAAAATAAAAAAGTGGGCGGGTCGCCCAACAGCCAGCATTTAACGGGAAAAGCGGCGGATATTTGGATGGAAAACGTTACGCCGCAAGAAATCGCCCGCCAAGCCGCCGAAATCGAGGCGTTTCGAAAAGGCGGCATCGGCGTCTACCCATCGTTCGTCCATCTCGACGTCCGCCCCAACGGACCGGCGCGCTGGGGATTAAAATGGAGAGATTAG
- a CDS encoding redoxin domain-containing protein has protein sequence MKRKMSASLVMLVLIGMTSLAANASEQEKKPYRVGDVVEPFQLKDVNGKGYDLGKYLGEKIIVVDFWNFQCPVSRGYEERLKALYDKFGPKKAEGTEEEKNAQAVFFVIDSNEPNSEDAIKKYAEENKLPYAILKDWKNVIADKFGAGVTPETFVIGKDKKIQYHGSIDDSQNVEKVKEKYLQAAVEALLKGEKPAVSEKKSFGCSIKRI, from the coding sequence ATGAAACGAAAGATGAGTGCATCCCTGGTTATGCTAGTTTTGATTGGAATGACTTCTTTGGCGGCGAACGCTTCCGAACAAGAGAAAAAACCCTATCGGGTCGGCGATGTGGTGGAACCGTTTCAACTCAAGGACGTAAATGGCAAGGGATACGATTTGGGCAAGTATCTGGGAGAGAAAATCATTGTCGTGGATTTTTGGAATTTCCAATGTCCCGTCTCTCGCGGTTATGAGGAACGCTTGAAAGCTCTCTATGATAAATTCGGTCCCAAGAAAGCGGAAGGAACAGAGGAAGAGAAAAACGCCCAAGCCGTTTTCTTCGTTATCGATTCCAATGAGCCGAACAGCGAAGACGCCATCAAAAAATACGCCGAAGAGAACAAACTTCCTTACGCCATTCTAAAAGATTGGAAAAACGTTATTGCCGACAAGTTTGGAGCCGGCGTGACGCCGGAAACGTTCGTTATCGGCAAGGACAAAAAAATCCAATATCACGGCTCGATCGACGATTCGCAGAATGTGGAGAAAGTAAAGGAAAAATATCTGCAAGCGGCGGTGGAAGCATTATTGAAAGGCGAGAAACCAGCGGTTTCCGAAAAGAAATCCTTTGGCTGCAGCATCAAGCGCATCTAA
- a CDS encoding Dabb family protein produces the protein LTFKTAKDRDAYLVHPAHKEFGQTLGTLACVDDVFVVDYWNNK, from the coding sequence TCCTTACTTTCAAGACCGCCAAAGACCGCGACGCCTATCTCGTCCATCCCGCCCACAAAGAGTTCGGCCAAACGCTGGGAACTCTTGCTTGCGTGGACGATGTCTTTGTGGTCGATTATTGGAACAATAAATAA
- a CDS encoding Dabb family protein, translating to MKRLVWILPVIILSSVLVFSFAAEKTDSQEGKGLLRHFVSFKFKEDATPEQIKIVEDAFQALPKKIDCIADFEMGTNVSPEKLNKGFTDCFLLTFKTAKDRDAYLVHPAHKEFGQTLGTLACVDDVFVVDYWN from the coding sequence ATGAAGCGTTTGGTTTGGATCTTGCCCGTAATTATTCTGTCGAGCGTTCTCGTTTTCTCGTTCGCCGCCGAGAAGACGGATAGCCAGGAAGGCAAAGGACTGCTGCGCCATTTCGTCAGTTTCAAATTCAAGGAAGATGCTACTCCCGAACAAATCAAGATCGTCGAGGACGCCTTCCAAGCCCTTCCCAAAAAGATCGATTGCATCGCCGACTTCGAAATGGGAACCAATGTCAGCCCCGAAAAACTGAACAAGGGCTTTACAGATTGCTTCCTCCTTACTTTCAAGACCGCCAAAGACCGCGACGCCTATCTCGTCCATCCCGCCCACAAAGAGTTCGGCCAAACGCTGGGAACTCTTGCTTGCGTGGACGATGTCTTTGTGGTCGATTATTGGAACAA
- a CDS encoding glycosyltransferase family 2 protein → MDIQPVILIPCYNCGRAVLNVIDGCRAYTPRILAVNDGSVDDTAACLAESGAAVIGWPVNRGKGAALREGFDYWLKQDDWNVLITLDSDGQHDPADLPLLLDVFQRTRADIVIGRRSFNVKDVPPLRRWANNLSSSLISWIASCPIHDFQSGYRLHSRVALQSLLPRLSTATFALETEILLLAHRLGMRLEETNIRCIYSQDSSRRSSWRPLIDSWRIAKAVARVIRMPKP, encoded by the coding sequence GTGGATATTCAGCCTGTCATATTAATCCCTTGCTATAACTGCGGACGCGCTGTTTTGAACGTTATCGATGGCTGCCGCGCTTATACGCCGCGCATCCTCGCCGTCAACGACGGCAGCGTTGACGATACGGCGGCCTGTCTCGCCGAATCAGGCGCAGCCGTCATCGGCTGGCCCGTCAATCGCGGCAAAGGCGCCGCATTGCGCGAGGGATTCGACTATTGGCTAAAACAAGACGATTGGAACGTCCTCATCACGTTAGACAGCGATGGACAGCATGATCCCGCCGACTTGCCTCTCTTGCTTGACGTTTTCCAGCGAACGCGGGCGGATATCGTTATCGGCCGGCGATCCTTCAATGTGAAAGACGTTCCGCCATTGCGGCGATGGGCCAACAATCTTAGTTCGTCCTTGATCTCCTGGATTGCCAGCTGTCCGATCCACGATTTTCAAAGCGGCTACCGCCTCCATTCCCGTGTAGCTTTGCAAAGTCTGCTTCCCCGCCTATCGACAGCGACCTTTGCTTTGGAGACGGAAATTCTCCTGCTCGCGCATCGACTGGGAATGCGGCTTGAAGAGACGAATATCCGCTGCATCTATAGCCAGGATTCCAGCCGCCGATCTTCCTGGCGGCCGCTCATCGATTCCTGGCGCATCGCCAAGGCCGTCGCCCGCGTCATACGTATGCCCAAACCATAA